One genomic region from Rosa rugosa chromosome 1, drRosRugo1.1, whole genome shotgun sequence encodes:
- the LOC133741291 gene encoding ubiquitin-like protein ATG12, with product MSTAESPTAAKKVVIHLRATGDAPILKQAKFKIPGTDKFAKVIDFLRRQLHRDTLFVYVNSAFSPNPDELVMDLYNNFGFDGKLVVNYACSMAWG from the exons ATGTCTACCGCTGAATCTCCGACTGCTGCTAAGAAAG TGGTCATTCATCTCAGAGCTACTGGTGATGCCCCTATACTGAAGCAAGCCAAATTCAAG ATACCTGGAACGGACAAGTTTGCTAAAGTGATTGACTTTTTAAGGAGGCAACTTCACCGGGATACGTTG TTTGTGTATGTCAATAGTGCATTCTCGCCAAACCCAGATGAATTGGTGATGGATCTGTATAAT AATTTTGGTTTTGATGGTAAACTCGTGGTCAATTATGCTTGTTCCATGGCGTGGGGCTAA